The following proteins are co-located in the Mesorhizobium australicum WSM2073 genome:
- a CDS encoding acyl--CoA ligase produces the protein MTQIHTDLSHRLVAGADDAPAILAPDRPTLTHGRLRALIATTATQLHARGIGRGDRVAIVLPNGPEMATAFIAVAATASTAPLNPAYRADELDFYLTDIGAKAILVAETETGPAVTVAERLGIGVLRLVVPPDAPAGSFTIEGAAIGPQAAPAKAGDGDIALLLHTSGTTSRPKLVPLSHANVAASARHIGATLGLTADDRCLNIMPLFHIHGLIAAVLSSLASGGSIYCTPGFNALRFFQWLSDAGPSWYTAVPTMHQAILARAARNAEALAAARLRFIRSSSASLPAQVMAELEATFGCPVIESYGMTEAAHQMASNRLPPGLRKPGSVGAAGGPEVAVMAPDGRLMQAGETGEIVIRGPNVTSGYEKNPDANATAFAHGWFHTGDQGVLDDDGYLRVTGRLKEIINRGGEKISPLEVDNVLMDHPAVAQVVTFAMPHDKLGEDVAAAVVLREGMSASEGDIRAHAAMRLADFKVPRKVLILDEIPKGATGKLQRIGLAAKLGL, from the coding sequence ATGACCCAAATCCACACAGACCTTTCCCACCGCCTCGTCGCCGGCGCCGACGACGCGCCGGCGATCCTGGCGCCCGACAGGCCGACGCTGACCCATGGCAGGCTGCGCGCGCTGATCGCCACCACCGCCACGCAGCTCCATGCACGCGGCATCGGCCGAGGCGACCGGGTGGCGATCGTGCTGCCCAACGGGCCGGAGATGGCGACGGCTTTCATCGCTGTCGCCGCCACAGCCTCGACGGCGCCGCTCAACCCCGCCTACCGGGCGGACGAGCTCGATTTCTACCTGACCGACATCGGCGCCAAGGCGATCCTGGTCGCCGAGACCGAGACTGGCCCTGCCGTGACTGTGGCCGAGCGCCTCGGCATTGGCGTGCTGCGGCTTGTCGTGCCGCCAGACGCGCCGGCCGGCAGCTTCACCATCGAAGGCGCGGCGATCGGACCGCAAGCGGCGCCCGCCAAGGCCGGGGACGGCGACATCGCGCTTCTGCTGCACACCTCCGGCACGACGTCACGCCCCAAGCTGGTGCCGCTCAGCCATGCCAATGTCGCGGCCTCCGCCCGCCATATCGGCGCCACGCTCGGCCTGACGGCGGATGACCGCTGCCTCAACATCATGCCGCTGTTCCACATCCATGGGCTGATCGCGGCGGTGCTGTCGTCGCTGGCATCCGGCGGCAGCATCTATTGCACGCCGGGCTTCAACGCGCTGCGCTTCTTCCAGTGGCTGAGCGACGCCGGGCCGAGCTGGTACACGGCGGTGCCGACCATGCACCAGGCGATCCTGGCGCGCGCGGCGCGCAACGCCGAAGCATTGGCGGCGGCACGCCTGCGTTTCATCCGCTCGTCCTCGGCCTCGCTGCCGGCGCAGGTGATGGCCGAGCTCGAGGCGACCTTCGGCTGCCCAGTCATCGAGTCCTACGGGATGACCGAGGCCGCGCACCAGATGGCGTCGAACCGGCTGCCGCCCGGCCTGCGCAAGCCGGGCAGCGTCGGTGCGGCCGGCGGACCCGAGGTTGCGGTGATGGCGCCGGACGGCCGGCTGATGCAGGCCGGCGAAACGGGCGAGATCGTCATTCGCGGCCCCAATGTCACCTCAGGCTACGAGAAGAACCCGGACGCCAACGCCACGGCCTTCGCGCATGGCTGGTTCCACACCGGCGACCAGGGCGTGCTCGACGATGACGGCTATCTCAGGGTCACCGGCCGGCTGAAGGAGATCATAAACCGCGGCGGCGAGAAGATCTCGCCGCTCGAGGTCGACAATGTGCTGATGGACCACCCGGCGGTGGCGCAGGTCGTCACCTTCGCCATGCCGCATGACAAGCTCGGCGAGGACGTGGCAGCGGCCGTGGTGCTGCGCGAAGGCATGAGCGCCAGCGAGGGCGATATTCGCGCCCACGCGGCGATGCGGCTCGCCGACTTCAAGGTGCCGCGCAAGGTGCTGATCCTGGACGAGATCCCCAAGGGCGCGACCGGCAAGCTGCAACGCATTGGGCTCGCCGCCAAGCTCGGGCTCTGA
- a CDS encoding ABC transporter permease, producing MSEDIGLPISHRQRLWLYAFGGLVLLFLIAPSVIIVIMSFSDSTLLQFPPRQWSLRWYESYFQSLEWRDATIVSLKVAVMTALVATPLGTAAAYAINRGTLRFNGAINALLTASLIIPVILVGIGTFFLYARIGLNNTLTGLVIAHTVQALPLVVLTVLSGLRSYDMNQERVARSLGAGRIAAFWQVTMPQIRFSIVSGALFAFITSFDEVVVSLFISGGETTTLTRRMFNALRDQIDPTIAAISTCLIVLSVALLSLAQIFGRRH from the coding sequence ATGAGTGAAGATATCGGATTGCCGATCTCGCACCGGCAACGGCTGTGGCTCTACGCCTTCGGCGGCCTCGTGCTGTTGTTCCTGATCGCGCCGTCGGTCATCATCGTCATCATGTCGTTCTCGGATTCGACGCTGCTGCAGTTCCCGCCGCGGCAATGGTCGCTGCGCTGGTATGAAAGCTATTTCCAGTCGCTGGAATGGCGCGATGCCACCATCGTGTCGCTGAAGGTCGCGGTCATGACCGCGCTGGTGGCGACCCCGCTCGGCACTGCCGCCGCCTATGCTATCAACCGGGGCACGCTGCGCTTCAACGGCGCGATCAACGCGCTGCTGACGGCGTCGCTGATCATCCCGGTGATCCTGGTCGGCATCGGCACCTTCTTCCTCTATGCGCGCATCGGCCTCAACAACACGCTGACCGGCCTGGTCATCGCGCATACGGTGCAGGCGCTGCCGCTGGTGGTGCTGACGGTGCTGTCGGGCCTGCGCTCCTACGACATGAACCAGGAGCGGGTGGCGCGCAGCCTGGGTGCGGGGCGCATCGCCGCCTTCTGGCAAGTGACGATGCCGCAGATCCGCTTCTCGATCGTCTCGGGTGCGCTGTTTGCCTTCATCACCTCCTTCGACGAAGTTGTCGTCTCGCTGTTCATCTCGGGCGGGGAGACCACGACACTGACACGCCGCATGTTCAACGCGCTGCGCGACCAGATCGACCCGACCATCGCCGCCATCTCGACCTGCCTGATCGTGCTGTCTGTCGCGCTGTTGTCACTGGCGCAGATCTTCGGCCGCCGGCATTGA
- the ggt gene encoding gamma-glutamyltransferase produces MRDFQFPGRSPVRATEAIAATSHPLSTLAAIEMLRAGGNAMDAAICAAAVQGVVEPQSTGIGGDCFVLYCPKGQSEVLAFNGSGRAPAAATVDWYRDKGFSELPKQGPHAVTVPGAIDAWCRLLEDHGSKGLAEVLAPAIHYAENGYVVHDRVAFDWAEPETDLSADEHAARIFLPGGMAPKAGDVHKQPALAATLRVIAKQGRAGFYEGAVADDMVRRLKELGGLHTADDFAATRGDYVAPVSVSYGGHEIHQMPPNNQGLTALLMLNVLSGFKLDGLDPNGAERLHLEIEAGRLAYRDRDRFVGDQDHVPVPVRQLLSAAYADRLRAEIDRERAMTHLPDVQLPGSDTVYISIVDRDRNAVSFINSTYYSFGSGVVGPKTGVVLQNRGSSFRLDPAHPNAIAPSKRPMHTIMPGMATKNGRVVMPFGVMGGGYQPFGHVHLLTNMIDFGMDPQQALDAPRVFYNDGMVEAERNVPAEAVEGLRRRGHAITEPHHPLGGGQAVLIDWEKGTLTGASDPRKDGMALGY; encoded by the coding sequence ATGCGTGATTTCCAGTTTCCCGGCCGCTCGCCGGTTCGTGCCACGGAAGCGATTGCCGCAACATCGCATCCGCTTTCGACGCTCGCGGCCATCGAGATGCTGCGCGCCGGCGGCAATGCCATGGATGCCGCCATCTGCGCCGCCGCCGTGCAGGGCGTGGTCGAGCCGCAATCGACGGGGATAGGCGGCGATTGCTTTGTCCTCTACTGCCCCAAGGGGCAAAGCGAAGTGCTGGCTTTCAACGGCTCGGGGCGTGCACCGGCGGCCGCGACCGTCGACTGGTATCGCGACAAGGGGTTTAGCGAGCTTCCCAAACAGGGGCCGCATGCGGTGACCGTGCCGGGCGCCATCGACGCCTGGTGCAGGCTGCTGGAGGACCATGGCAGCAAGGGCCTGGCCGAAGTGCTGGCGCCGGCGATCCACTATGCCGAGAACGGCTATGTCGTGCACGACCGCGTCGCCTTCGACTGGGCCGAACCCGAAACCGATCTTTCCGCCGACGAGCATGCCGCGCGCATCTTCCTGCCGGGCGGCATGGCACCGAAGGCCGGCGACGTGCACAAGCAGCCGGCGTTGGCCGCCACTCTCCGGGTGATCGCCAAACAGGGCCGCGCCGGGTTCTACGAAGGCGCGGTCGCCGACGACATGGTGCGCCGGCTCAAGGAGCTGGGCGGGCTGCACACGGCGGACGATTTCGCCGCGACCAGGGGCGACTATGTGGCGCCGGTGAGCGTCAGCTATGGCGGCCACGAGATCCACCAGATGCCGCCGAACAACCAGGGGCTGACGGCGCTTTTGATGCTGAACGTGCTATCGGGCTTCAAGCTCGATGGGCTCGACCCTAACGGCGCCGAGCGCCTGCACCTGGAGATCGAGGCCGGGCGGCTGGCCTATCGCGACCGCGACCGTTTCGTCGGCGACCAGGACCATGTCCCGGTGCCGGTGAGGCAGCTTCTCTCGGCCGCCTATGCCGACCGGCTGCGCGCCGAGATCGACCGCGAGCGCGCCATGACCCATTTGCCCGACGTGCAGCTGCCGGGCAGCGACACGGTCTATATCTCGATCGTCGACCGCGACCGCAACGCGGTCTCCTTCATCAACTCGACCTATTATTCGTTCGGCAGCGGCGTCGTCGGTCCCAAGACCGGCGTCGTGCTGCAGAACCGCGGCTCGAGCTTCCGCCTCGATCCGGCCCACCCCAACGCCATCGCGCCCAGCAAGCGGCCGATGCACACGATCATGCCCGGCATGGCGACCAAAAACGGCCGCGTGGTGATGCCGTTCGGCGTCATGGGCGGCGGCTACCAGCCCTTCGGCCATGTCCATCTTCTGACCAACATGATCGATTTCGGCATGGACCCGCAGCAAGCGCTCGACGCGCCGCGCGTGTTCTACAATGACGGTATGGTGGAGGCGGAGCGCAACGTGCCCGCCGAGGCGGTCGAAGGCCTGCGGCGGCGCGGCCACGCGATCACCGAGCCGCACCATCCGCTCGGCGGCGGCCAGGCGGTGCTGATCGACTGGGAAAAGGGAACGCTGACGGGGGCATCCGATCCGCGCAAGGACGGGATGGCGCTGGGGTATTGA